A window of the Bradyrhizobium ottawaense genome harbors these coding sequences:
- a CDS encoding enoyl-CoA hydratase/isomerase family protein, with product MSDRYAAYTKLKIDYPSKRILRITFDRPETYNSVDAQTHTQLTHIWRDINDDPDINAVIVTGAGKAFSAGGDFELIKSILDDPKARMATWKEAKDLVYNVINCNKPIISAINGVAVGAGLVVGILADISICGKSARIVDGHTRLGVAAGDVACIIWPLLCGLAKAKYYLLTCKPLSGTEAERIGLVSLCVEDADLQKVALETAEDLATGAQSAIRWTKYALNNWLRVNGPIFDTSTALEILGFTGAEAREGLASHLEKRKPVFPEDCPI from the coding sequence ATGTCCGACCGATACGCCGCCTACACCAAACTGAAGATCGATTATCCCTCCAAGCGGATCCTCCGGATTACATTCGACCGGCCCGAGACGTACAACTCGGTCGACGCGCAGACCCACACCCAGCTCACCCATATCTGGCGCGATATCAATGACGATCCCGATATCAACGCCGTGATCGTGACCGGTGCGGGCAAGGCGTTTTCGGCCGGTGGCGATTTCGAGCTGATCAAGAGCATTCTCGACGATCCCAAAGCACGCATGGCGACGTGGAAGGAGGCCAAGGACCTCGTCTATAACGTCATCAACTGCAACAAGCCGATTATCTCTGCCATTAACGGCGTCGCGGTCGGTGCCGGCCTCGTCGTCGGCATCCTCGCCGACATCTCGATCTGCGGGAAATCCGCGCGCATCGTCGATGGCCACACCCGGCTGGGCGTCGCGGCGGGCGATGTCGCCTGCATCATCTGGCCGCTGCTGTGCGGACTTGCCAAGGCAAAATACTATCTGTTGACCTGCAAGCCGTTGTCGGGGACCGAAGCCGAGCGGATCGGGCTGGTCTCGCTGTGTGTCGAGGACGCCGATCTGCAGAAGGTCGCGCTGGAAACCGCCGAAGATCTGGCGACCGGCGCGCAAAGCGCGATCCGCTGGACCAAATATGCGCTGAACAACTGGCTGCGCGTCAACGGACCGATATTCGACACGTCGACAGCGCTGGAAATCCTCGGCTTCACCGGCGCCGAGGCG
- a CDS encoding class I adenylate-forming enzyme family protein, translating to MTGEFDGAAVAGSGATVGELFHSRAQIQSADTAIEYQDRTISYGQLLRRVDRATAMLAASGLGRGDRVALLSRNRPEYIEIELAAANLGIITACLNWRLSPRELAYCVELVSPKLVIVEPDLAGNLVSPAGEAWQTLEIGPPYERLLQQQAEHSAPIVAEPEDGLVILYTSGTTGLPKGAVISHRAMIARALVFSSELGISPRDSFVAWAPMFHMASTDHSLSTLLRGGTVVMIDGFQIEPLLAAVERHHIGWLVLIPGMVEAFAAALKTQATKVKGVRVCGAMADLVPPHAIAEVTELLQAPYLNSFGSTETGLPPATRALIAPGEIPERLSKQQSAFCQIKLVDPSDQEVASGQPGELAIRGATLFSGYWQAAETNAHDFRGGWFHMGDVFRRNADGSLDFVDRVKYLIKSGGENVYPAEIERVLLSDSRVTEAAVVRAADQKWGEVPVAFISCRDGSVTEAQLLELCRRDLASYKRPRQFNFIDFSEFPRSTSGKVQRHELEARLAKTSAGITP from the coding sequence ATGACTGGCGAATTTGACGGCGCCGCCGTAGCCGGCTCCGGTGCCACGGTCGGCGAATTGTTCCACAGTCGCGCGCAAATTCAATCGGCCGACACCGCGATCGAATATCAGGATCGAACGATCAGCTATGGCCAGTTGTTGCGCCGCGTGGACCGCGCAACAGCCATGCTGGCGGCCAGCGGCCTGGGCCGTGGCGATCGGGTCGCCTTGCTGTCACGCAACCGGCCTGAATATATCGAAATCGAACTGGCAGCGGCCAATCTGGGCATCATCACGGCCTGCCTGAACTGGCGCCTTTCGCCGCGCGAACTGGCCTATTGTGTCGAACTGGTGTCGCCGAAACTTGTGATCGTCGAACCGGACCTGGCCGGCAATCTCGTCAGTCCCGCCGGTGAAGCCTGGCAAACCCTCGAAATCGGACCGCCCTATGAACGCCTGCTGCAACAGCAGGCCGAACATAGTGCGCCGATCGTCGCGGAGCCCGAAGACGGTCTCGTAATACTCTATACCAGCGGCACCACTGGCCTGCCGAAGGGGGCGGTCATTTCCCATCGCGCGATGATCGCACGCGCCCTGGTGTTCAGCTCCGAGTTGGGCATCTCGCCGCGCGACAGCTTCGTCGCCTGGGCGCCGATGTTTCATATGGCGTCGACCGATCACAGCCTTTCGACCCTGCTTCGCGGCGGCACGGTGGTGATGATCGACGGTTTTCAGATCGAGCCGCTGCTGGCGGCCGTCGAACGTCACCACATCGGCTGGCTGGTTCTGATCCCCGGCATGGTGGAGGCGTTTGCCGCCGCGTTGAAGACGCAGGCAACCAAAGTGAAAGGCGTCCGGGTGTGCGGCGCGATGGCCGACCTGGTGCCGCCGCATGCGATCGCCGAGGTGACCGAACTGCTGCAGGCGCCCTATCTGAACAGTTTCGGCTCCACCGAAACCGGCCTGCCTCCCGCTACCCGGGCGCTGATCGCGCCGGGCGAAATACCCGAGCGGCTGTCGAAGCAGCAAAGCGCATTCTGCCAGATCAAACTCGTCGATCCCTCCGATCAGGAAGTAGCGTCCGGCCAGCCCGGGGAACTCGCCATCCGCGGCGCCACCCTGTTTTCCGGCTACTGGCAAGCCGCCGAGACCAACGCGCATGATTTCCGCGGCGGCTGGTTTCACATGGGCGATGTGTTCCGGCGCAATGCTGATGGCTCACTGGATTTCGTCGATCGCGTCAAATACCTGATCAAGTCCGGCGGCGAGAACGTTTATCCGGCCGAGATCGAGCGGGTTCTGTTGAGTGACAGCCGCGTCACCGAAGCCGCTGTCGTCAGGGCCGCCGATCAGAAATGGGGCGAAGTCCCGGTCGCCTTCATCTCCTGCCGCGATGGCAGCGTGACCGAAGCGCAGTTGCTCGAACTTTGCCGGCGCGATCTGGCGTCGTACAAGCGGCCCCGGCAATTCAACTTCATCGATTTCTCGGAATTTCCCCGCTCAACCAGCGGCAAGGTCCAGCGCCATGAGCTGGAAGCGAGACTTGCCAAAACCTCTGCCGGAATCACGCCATGA
- a CDS encoding thiolase C-terminal domain-containing protein: MSASTLRGKVAVVGIGMSPVGKVPGRSPLWLAADAAKKALADAGLDKRDVDGVLSCHAFASPFHRFSVAFSEYFGIQPTFSNTLQVSGATAATMFNIGAAAIHGGLAKVVLVVASDSLMTGLTPDLALRSLTESRDQQYEMPFGIPVANTFAMTAHRHMKEFGTTAEQLAEVAVVHRRHAARTPGAQQNMPITVDDVVNSGWVTTPYHKLDCSLISDGGAAFILTSAEHAKELGIAKPVYILGGGECYTHEHIFLMPSLTTTGAVESSRRAYEMAGYGPRDMHTAGVYDCFTGTVIMMLEDLGFCPKGEGGRFVADGQMTYGGQIPSNTHGGLLSFAHSGMPGSLFHFHEVIAQLRGQCGDRQVPGAELGLVHSLGAGFATNATTILGTENTL; encoded by the coding sequence ATGAGCGCCAGCACGCTGCGCGGCAAGGTCGCGGTGGTCGGAATCGGAATGTCGCCGGTCGGCAAGGTACCCGGGAGGAGCCCGCTCTGGCTTGCCGCCGATGCCGCCAAGAAGGCACTGGCCGACGCCGGGCTCGACAAGCGCGATGTCGACGGCGTGCTGTCATGCCACGCCTTTGCCTCACCATTCCACCGCTTCAGCGTCGCTTTCAGCGAATATTTCGGCATTCAGCCGACCTTTTCGAACACCCTGCAGGTGTCGGGCGCCACTGCAGCAACGATGTTCAATATCGGCGCCGCGGCCATTCACGGCGGCCTGGCGAAGGTCGTTCTGGTCGTCGCCAGCGACAGCCTGATGACCGGCCTGACGCCGGATCTGGCGCTGCGTTCCCTGACCGAAAGCCGCGATCAGCAATATGAAATGCCGTTCGGCATTCCCGTCGCGAACACGTTTGCCATGACCGCGCACCGCCACATGAAGGAGTTCGGCACCACGGCCGAACAACTGGCCGAGGTCGCCGTGGTCCACCGGCGTCACGCGGCGCGCACGCCAGGCGCCCAGCAGAACATGCCGATCACCGTCGACGACGTAGTCAATTCGGGCTGGGTGACGACACCCTACCACAAGCTCGATTGCTCACTGATCTCGGACGGCGGAGCGGCCTTCATCCTGACATCGGCCGAACATGCCAAGGAGCTCGGCATCGCCAAGCCGGTCTACATTCTGGGCGGCGGCGAGTGCTACACCCACGAACACATCTTCCTGATGCCGTCGCTGACTACCACCGGCGCGGTCGAGTCCAGCCGCAGGGCCTATGAGATGGCCGGATATGGTCCAAGGGATATGCACACCGCCGGTGTCTATGACTGCTTTACCGGCACCGTGATCATGATGCTGGAAGACCTCGGATTCTGTCCCAAGGGCGAAGGCGGCCGCTTTGTCGCCGACGGGCAGATGACCTATGGCGGCCAGATCCCGTCAAACACCCATGGCGGGCTACTGTCGTTCGCGCATTCCGGAATGCCCGGCTCGCTGTTTCATTTTCACGAGGTGATAGCCCAATTGCGCGGCCAGTGCGGCGACCGTCAAGTTCCCGGTGCAGAGCTAGGGCTGGTGCACAGCCTGGGCGCCGGCTTTGCGACCAACGCCACGACCATCCTGGGCACGGAGAACACGCTGTGA
- a CDS encoding Zn-ribbon domain-containing OB-fold protein, with the protein MISAEDAMKKPVPAPDADSAALWRGLRDGVLLLQHCGDCHHVQYYQQGMCRQCSSENLSHKVASGRGRVHSFSVVHRAPGPAFKADVPYAVLLVDLEEGPRMISTYVGGKPEDVAFDMDVMLVCEQIDDRTTLPRFRRA; encoded by the coding sequence GTGATCTCGGCCGAAGACGCGATGAAGAAACCGGTGCCGGCGCCCGACGCCGATTCCGCGGCGCTGTGGCGCGGCCTGCGCGACGGCGTGCTGCTGCTGCAGCACTGCGGCGATTGCCACCACGTGCAATACTACCAGCAGGGCATGTGCCGGCAATGCAGCAGCGAAAACCTCTCCCATAAGGTCGCGTCGGGGCGCGGCAGGGTGCATTCGTTCAGCGTGGTCCATCGCGCGCCGGGGCCGGCCTTCAAGGCCGACGTTCCCTATGCTGTCCTGCTGGTCGACCTGGAAGAAGGGCCGCGGATGATCAGCACCTATGTTGGCGGCAAGCCCGAAGACGTCGCGTTCGACATGGACGTCATGCTGGTCTGCGAGCAGATCGACGACCGCACAACGCTACCGCGGTTCCGCCGCGCGTAG
- a CDS encoding acyl-CoA dehydrogenase family protein, with product MDFDLTHEQRQILGYGDTVAKKFDRKYWMECADKHVFPDALYQQVAEDGFVGTMVPEEYGGAGQGMVEMHLFLEGLSNNGIPLLNLVVGAAMSLGFIAKYGSEAQKMRYLPDACSGKTRFCFAITEPDAGSNTIRTTTMATKRGNRFALNGQKTFITDADGADHALVVARTTPHSETGKKTDGFTLFIVDLKAKGLQKSYIPVSIPAPETQWQLFFDDVDLGPEDIVGEIDKGFGILFKSLNPERILVGSICCGLGRYALNRAVDYVKERKVFNNVPIGAYQGLQHPLASARTDVEMASLMTLKAAWIFDQGREAGEFANMAKLAAADAGIKAVDTAVQCHGGNGFTKEYGIFDIYPLVRLLKTAPLNREMILNYIGEHVMGLPRSY from the coding sequence ATGGACTTTGATCTTACGCACGAGCAGCGGCAGATCCTTGGCTATGGCGACACCGTCGCCAAGAAATTCGATCGCAAGTACTGGATGGAATGCGCCGACAAACACGTGTTTCCCGACGCGCTTTATCAGCAGGTCGCAGAGGACGGTTTCGTCGGAACCATGGTGCCCGAGGAATATGGCGGCGCCGGCCAGGGCATGGTCGAGATGCATCTTTTCCTGGAGGGACTCTCGAACAACGGCATTCCCCTACTGAACCTCGTCGTCGGTGCGGCAATGAGCCTCGGCTTCATCGCCAAATACGGCTCCGAAGCGCAGAAGATGCGTTATTTGCCCGATGCCTGCAGCGGCAAGACGCGTTTCTGCTTCGCGATTACCGAGCCGGATGCGGGCAGCAACACGATCCGCACCACTACGATGGCGACGAAACGAGGCAACCGCTTCGCGCTGAATGGACAAAAGACGTTCATCACCGACGCCGATGGCGCCGACCACGCACTGGTGGTGGCGCGCACCACGCCCCACAGCGAAACCGGCAAAAAGACCGACGGCTTCACCCTGTTCATTGTCGATCTCAAAGCCAAGGGGCTGCAGAAATCATACATCCCGGTCAGCATCCCGGCACCGGAAACGCAATGGCAGTTGTTCTTCGACGATGTCGACCTCGGACCAGAGGACATCGTGGGAGAGATCGACAAGGGGTTCGGCATCCTGTTCAAGAGCCTCAATCCGGAACGGATCCTGGTGGGCTCGATCTGCTGCGGTCTCGGCCGCTATGCGCTGAACCGCGCCGTCGACTATGTCAAAGAGCGCAAGGTCTTCAACAACGTGCCGATCGGCGCCTATCAGGGCTTGCAGCATCCGCTGGCAAGCGCGCGGACCGATGTCGAAATGGCCTCCCTGATGACGTTGAAGGCGGCCTGGATTTTCGACCAGGGCCGCGAGGCCGGCGAATTCGCCAACATGGCCAAGCTCGCGGCCGCCGACGCCGGCATCAAGGCGGTCGATACCGCCGTGCAGTGCCACGGCGGCAACGGCTTTACCAAAGAGTACGGCATCTTCGACATCTATCCGCTGGTTCGCCTGTTGAAGACCGCCCCGCTCAATCGCGAAATGATCCTCAACTATATCGGCGAGCATGTCATGGGCTTGCCACGCAGCTATTAG
- a CDS encoding acyl-CoA carboxylase subunit beta has protein sequence MATMKSEVSTASEEYRRNREAYEARIADLHIRRAAAAIGGPERARRLHRDRKQLLPRERVAALLDPGSPFLEFCQLAGEGMYEGVPPGGSIITGVGMVSGRACMIIANDATVKGGTYYGITCKKHVRAQRFAWQHRLPCVTLVQSGGANLPDQPNIFPDEGQFGSIFYNQIRMSSEGIPQIAIVHGPSTAGGAYMPALCDETVIVRNQGAMFLGGPQLVYAATKEEVGMEALGGGEMHSRVSGVTDHLAESDGHAIAITRDIVAHLGEIPAQRWTVTPPRPPRADPNDIYGLISADPRVPTTNRDIVARLVDDSEFHEFKPLYGDTLITGFARIMGFEIGILCNNGVLFSESALKATHFIDLCCKRNIPLLFMADVTGFMVGREAEEGGISKHGAKMITAMASANVPKYTLIIGNAYGAGYLSMCGRAFRPNAMMMWPNGRSAIMGPDQAATTLAMVKDEGHKREGTSWTDAEREAYRAPVRKTFEDFANAYNFARNTWCDMVIDPLETRNVMAMLLDLAGRLPQQHTDFGVLRM, from the coding sequence ATGGCCACGATGAAGTCCGAGGTTTCGACGGCGAGCGAGGAGTACCGCCGCAACCGCGAGGCCTATGAGGCGCGGATCGCCGATCTGCATATCCGTCGCGCGGCGGCAGCCATCGGCGGTCCGGAACGAGCGCGACGGCTGCACAGGGACCGCAAGCAGCTATTGCCGCGCGAGCGGGTCGCCGCCCTGCTCGACCCCGGCTCGCCCTTCCTGGAATTTTGCCAGCTCGCCGGCGAAGGCATGTATGAAGGCGTGCCGCCCGGCGGCAGCATCATCACCGGCGTCGGTATGGTGTCGGGCCGCGCCTGCATGATCATCGCCAACGACGCCACGGTGAAGGGCGGCACCTACTACGGAATCACCTGCAAGAAGCACGTTCGTGCCCAGCGATTTGCGTGGCAGCACCGGCTGCCCTGCGTCACCCTGGTGCAATCCGGCGGCGCCAATCTACCGGACCAGCCAAATATCTTTCCCGACGAAGGCCAGTTCGGTTCGATCTTCTACAACCAGATTCGGATGTCCAGCGAAGGCATTCCGCAGATCGCCATCGTTCACGGACCATCGACGGCCGGCGGCGCCTATATGCCGGCGCTGTGCGACGAAACCGTCATCGTGCGCAATCAGGGCGCGATGTTTCTCGGCGGACCGCAGCTGGTCTACGCCGCCACAAAGGAAGAAGTCGGCATGGAGGCGCTCGGCGGCGGCGAGATGCACAGCCGCGTCAGCGGAGTGACCGACCATCTGGCAGAAAGCGACGGCCACGCCATCGCCATCACCCGCGACATCGTCGCCCATCTCGGCGAAATCCCGGCGCAGCGATGGACCGTGACCCCGCCCCGTCCGCCGCGTGCCGATCCCAACGATATCTACGGGCTGATCAGCGCCGACCCGCGGGTGCCGACCACCAATCGCGACATCGTGGCGCGCCTCGTCGATGACAGCGAATTCCACGAATTCAAGCCGCTGTATGGCGACACGCTGATCACCGGCTTCGCGCGCATCATGGGGTTTGAAATCGGGATCCTGTGCAACAATGGCGTGCTGTTCTCGGAGAGCGCGCTGAAGGCGACGCACTTCATCGATCTCTGCTGCAAGCGCAACATCCCCCTGCTGTTCATGGCCGACGTCACCGGATTCATGGTCGGCCGCGAGGCCGAGGAAGGCGGCATTTCCAAGCATGGCGCCAAGATGATCACGGCGATGGCCAGCGCCAACGTGCCGAAATACACCTTGATCATCGGCAACGCCTACGGCGCCGGGTATCTCTCGATGTGCGGCCGCGCCTTCAGGCCGAACGCGATGATGATGTGGCCGAACGGACGTTCCGCGATCATGGGACCCGACCAGGCCGCGACCACGCTCGCCATGGTCAAGGACGAAGGGCACAAGCGCGAAGGCACCAGCTGGACCGACGCGGAACGCGAGGCCTATCGCGCGCCGGTGCGCAAGACCTTTGAGGATTTTGCCAACGCCTACAATTTCGCCCGTAACACCTGGTGCGACATGGTGATCGATCCGCTCGAGACCCGCAACGTGATGGCGATGCTGCTCGATCTGGCCGGCCGGCTGCCGCAGCAGCACACCGACTTCGGCGTGTTGCGGATGTGA
- a CDS encoding acetyl/propionyl/methylcrotonyl-CoA carboxylase subunit alpha: MFKKILIANRGEIACRIARTCRRLGIEVAGVHSSADADALHVKVIGESYQIGGSAASDSYLRIDAVIGAAKTAGAEAIHPGFGFLAENAAFARAVEAAGLVFIGPTADVIERLGDKASAKREAEAAGVPTVPGSQTPSEDAAEVAAIVRELGLPAMLKAAAGGGGKGMRAVVALDGLAGEIEAAMREAKNSFGYAGLIVEKLIEHGRHIEVQIAGDGNGNVIHLFERECSLQRRHQKLIEEAPAANLAANLRARMVTDAVRLGQRLNYRGVGTVEFIVSGDSYYFLEVNPRLQVEHPVTEMVTGVDIVELMLRIAAGDGLPVTQADIRCSGHAVEARICAEDPANNFLPCTGELAYVRFPHTGVRVETGVESGSTVTPYYDSMLAKLIAHAETRDEALDKLSRALDQTSIFGITTNQGFLTRLIELPETRSATFHTRLIDEQIDRLVDRTKGPDTEALAIGAYFWMTRQRPPAADNPSHNPWQSRETTGWQMAAGDDGLSPIPILHLEAAGASAEIRFAPRQADGTMLVGINDSKLPVRLVPADGDGFTAVVGSRRETVRIHQHDQTLFVHDLRGVHTLTAIPYLTYISAAAETSGELRAPMTGMILKVNVAVGDRIRAGDVAAILESMKMELRINSETDGVVAAVNCRAGETVERNAVVVVVEPDGQA, translated from the coding sequence GTGTTCAAGAAAATCCTGATTGCCAATCGCGGCGAGATCGCCTGCCGCATCGCGCGGACCTGCCGGCGGCTGGGCATCGAGGTCGCAGGCGTCCACTCCTCGGCCGACGCCGATGCCCTGCACGTCAAGGTGATCGGCGAGTCTTACCAGATCGGCGGTTCGGCAGCATCCGACAGTTATCTGCGGATCGACGCCGTGATCGGCGCTGCGAAAACCGCCGGCGCCGAGGCCATTCATCCCGGGTTCGGCTTTCTGGCAGAGAATGCGGCATTCGCGCGGGCCGTCGAGGCCGCGGGCCTCGTCTTCATCGGACCCACCGCTGATGTCATCGAACGTCTGGGCGACAAGGCGTCCGCCAAGCGCGAGGCCGAAGCGGCCGGCGTGCCGACCGTACCCGGCAGCCAGACGCCGAGCGAAGACGCGGCAGAAGTCGCAGCGATCGTGCGTGAACTCGGCCTGCCCGCGATGTTGAAGGCGGCGGCGGGCGGCGGCGGTAAAGGCATGCGTGCCGTCGTAGCACTCGATGGCCTGGCCGGTGAAATCGAAGCCGCGATGCGCGAGGCAAAGAACTCATTCGGTTATGCCGGGCTGATCGTCGAAAAGCTGATCGAGCATGGACGTCACATCGAGGTACAGATCGCCGGCGATGGCAACGGCAATGTCATTCATCTGTTCGAGCGTGAATGTTCGCTGCAGCGGCGGCACCAGAAGCTGATCGAGGAAGCCCCGGCCGCGAACCTTGCGGCAAATCTGCGTGCGCGCATGGTGACCGACGCGGTGCGGCTCGGCCAACGCCTGAATTATCGGGGCGTGGGCACCGTCGAATTCATCGTGAGCGGCGACAGCTATTATTTTCTCGAGGTCAATCCCCGCCTCCAGGTCGAGCATCCCGTCACCGAAATGGTAACCGGCGTCGATATTGTCGAGCTGATGCTGCGGATCGCCGCCGGGGACGGCTTGCCCGTGACGCAAGCCGACATCAGGTGCAGCGGCCATGCCGTCGAGGCGCGGATCTGTGCGGAGGACCCTGCCAACAATTTTCTACCCTGCACGGGAGAGCTCGCTTACGTCAGATTCCCTCACACCGGCGTTCGGGTCGAGACTGGCGTCGAAAGTGGATCAACCGTTACCCCCTATTACGACTCCATGTTGGCCAAGCTGATCGCACACGCAGAAACGCGCGACGAGGCACTCGACAAACTGAGCCGCGCGCTCGACCAGACCTCCATCTTCGGCATTACGACCAATCAGGGTTTTCTGACACGCCTGATCGAGCTGCCTGAGACACGCAGCGCCACGTTCCATACCAGGTTGATCGACGAGCAGATCGACCGGCTCGTGGACAGGACGAAGGGACCCGACACCGAGGCACTGGCCATCGGAGCCTATTTCTGGATGACCCGGCAGCGCCCGCCGGCAGCGGACAATCCCTCGCACAATCCCTGGCAGTCGCGCGAGACCACCGGCTGGCAGATGGCGGCCGGTGACGACGGACTGTCGCCGATCCCGATCCTGCATCTCGAAGCAGCTGGGGCAAGCGCGGAGATCAGGTTTGCGCCACGGCAGGCCGATGGCACCATGCTCGTCGGCATCAACGACAGCAAACTGCCGGTCAGGCTGGTTCCGGCTGACGGCGACGGCTTTACCGCCGTCGTCGGGAGCCGTCGCGAAACGGTACGTATCCACCAGCACGATCAAACATTGTTCGTCCACGACCTCCGTGGCGTGCACACGCTGACCGCCATACCCTATCTGACCTACATCAGCGCGGCAGCTGAGACGAGCGGCGAGCTGCGGGCGCCGATGACGGGCATGATCCTCAAGGTCAATGTGGCGGTCGGCGACCGGATCAGGGCCGGCGACGTCGCCGCCATTCTCGAATCGATGAAGATGGAACTGCGCATCAACAGCGAGACCGACGGCGTGGTTGCCGCCGTAAACTGCCGGGCCGGCGAAACGGTCGAACGCAATGCCGTCGTCGTGGTCGTGGAGCCGGACGGACAAGCTTAA
- a CDS encoding enoyl-CoA hydratase/isomerase family protein, which translates to MRLGSVNYETRGKVALLTLDEPHKLNALSAGIRQGILEGLAKADTDDTIRVAVITGNGDKAFCAGADIGEFDFDPEKARSFLIAAIEVLAAPENTRKPVISAVNGIAYGGGFELAIASDFIIASDRARFAVPEIKLGLLPGFAIVRLQDIVGRAKAKEMSMLGDPISAQEACRLGIALRVVPHADVLADALAFAEQIASKPRLAVRMAKSFHNRGLGGDDIRHAIDGFPFLFMHEDAREGIAAFREKRQPKFSDK; encoded by the coding sequence ATGCGGTTGGGCAGCGTCAACTACGAAACCAGGGGCAAAGTCGCCCTGCTCACGCTCGACGAGCCCCACAAGCTCAACGCTCTGAGCGCCGGCATTCGCCAAGGTATCCTCGAAGGCCTCGCCAAGGCCGACACGGATGACACCATCCGGGTCGCCGTCATTACCGGCAACGGCGACAAGGCGTTTTGCGCCGGTGCCGATATCGGCGAGTTCGATTTCGATCCGGAAAAGGCGCGCAGCTTCCTGATTGCCGCAATCGAGGTGCTAGCGGCGCCGGAAAACACCCGCAAGCCCGTGATATCCGCCGTCAACGGCATCGCCTATGGCGGCGGGTTCGAGCTCGCCATCGCTTCGGATTTCATCATTGCGTCCGACCGCGCGCGGTTCGCGGTGCCGGAAATCAAGCTCGGCCTGCTGCCGGGATTTGCAATCGTACGCCTGCAAGACATCGTCGGCCGCGCCAAGGCCAAGGAGATGAGCATGCTCGGCGACCCCATCTCCGCGCAGGAAGCCTGCCGGCTGGGCATTGCGCTCCGCGTGGTGCCTCATGCCGATGTGCTCGCGGACGCCCTCGCCTTCGCCGAACAGATCGCCTCAAAACCGCGGTTGGCGGTGCGGATGGCTAAATCGTTCCACAATCGTGGCCTCGGTGGCGATGATATCCGTCATGCGATCGACGGATTTCCATTCCTTTTCATGCATGAGGATGCGCGCGAAGGAATCGCCGCGTTCAGGGAGAAACGCCAACCCAAATTCAGCGACAAATAG
- a CDS encoding ABC transporter ATP-binding protein: MALNGIDMQIERGEIFGLVGPNGCGKTTLTNAITGFYPPQRGRILLNGRDITGLAPHYIATLGVARTFQNLALFNGMSVLDNILLGRHIHMKPSVARTALYWWLARRDETANRAAVEDVIDFLQLEGVRDELVDGIPIGLKKRVELARALAAEPSFLVLDEPMAGMNQEEKEYMARFILDARDERGVTVLLIEHHMDVITGICDRMLALNYGAMIGSGIPADVVADPRVVEAYIGGAHAAR, from the coding sequence GTGGCGCTCAACGGCATCGACATGCAGATCGAACGCGGCGAAATCTTCGGCTTGGTCGGCCCCAACGGATGCGGCAAAACCACCCTCACCAATGCCATCACCGGCTTCTATCCGCCGCAGCGTGGTCGCATCCTGCTCAACGGACGCGACATCACGGGACTGGCACCACACTATATCGCGACTCTGGGCGTAGCGCGCACCTTCCAAAACCTTGCGCTCTTTAACGGCATGAGCGTGCTCGACAACATTCTTCTCGGCCGTCACATCCACATGAAGCCCAGCGTGGCACGCACGGCGCTGTATTGGTGGCTCGCCCGCCGGGACGAAACGGCGAACCGCGCCGCGGTCGAGGACGTCATTGACTTCCTTCAGCTCGAGGGCGTTCGTGACGAACTGGTCGACGGGATTCCGATCGGCCTCAAGAAACGGGTGGAATTGGCGCGCGCACTGGCCGCCGAGCCAAGCTTCCTGGTCCTCGATGAGCCGATGGCGGGGATGAACCAGGAAGAAAAGGAATACATGGCGCGGTTCATCCTGGATGCCCGCGACGAGCGCGGCGTCACCGTACTGCTGATCGAACATCATATGGATGTCATCACCGGCATTTGCGATCGCATGCTGGCGTTGAATTACGGCGCCATGATCGGCAGCGGCATCCCGGCCGACGTGGTAGCCGACCCGCGGGTGGTCGAAGCTTATATCGGGGGGGCGCATGCCGCGCGCTGA